One stretch of Arachis hypogaea cultivar Tifrunner chromosome 20, arahy.Tifrunner.gnm2.J5K5, whole genome shotgun sequence DNA includes these proteins:
- the LOC112785860 gene encoding protein ALP1-like, producing the protein MVDGYIVEGVHRHMVVDVDNHKGVHHSHLIGKFYLGDAGFMLKPGILTPYRGVRYHLKEYSVRKLQNPKELFNHRHSSLRNVIERSFGVLKKRFPIIAGDTEPHYSFGTMRDIFLTCCILHNFFMGVDVDQSIIDDVDRELLQERNIDRSQSNQQRDQEYRHAALLRDNIAAEMWNVYQTL; encoded by the exons ATGGTTGATGGCTATATtgtggagggggttcataggcatatggtggtggatgTTGATAatcacaagggggtccaccatagccatttgattg GAAAATTTTATCTAGGCGATGCTGGATTCATGCTGAAGCCTGGGATACTTACACCATACAGAGGTGTTCGGTATCACCTGAAAGAGTATTCTGTACGTAAGCTACAAAATCCTAAAGAACTATTCAACCACCGGCATTCTTCATTAAGAAATGTCATTGAAAGAAGTTTTGGAGTTCTAAAGAAAAGATTCCCAATTATAGCTGGCGACACTGAACCTCATTATTCATTTGGAACTATGAGAGACATTTTTTTGACATGTTGTATACTGCATAACTTTTTTATGGGTGTTGATGTTGATCAATCTATAATTGATGATGTTGACCGAGAATTGCTACAAGAACGCAATATAGATAGATCACAATCAAATCAACAACGTGATCAGGAATATAGGCATGCAGCATTGTTACGAGATAACATTGCAGCTGAAATGTGGAATGTGTATCAAACATTATGA